The bacterium genome has a segment encoding these proteins:
- a CDS encoding serine hydrolase domain-containing protein: protein MQEEHKRRKSCDRAITKLLKTYVGRGELMGAVESPTLDQLPLSVAVRSHAMTALDFEPGTKYQYSNAGTNTAGRIIEVVSGLRYEDFMQQRLLEPLGMHDTTFWPDKKQLSCLAKTYKTSEAETGLEESETVKGKSQRQN, encoded by the coding sequence ATGCAAGAGGAACATAAACGTCGAAAATCGTGTGACCGAGCCATCACGAAACTGCTGAAAACCTATGTCGGTCGCGGCGAACTCATGGGAGCGGTGGAATCCCCGACATTGGATCAACTGCCGCTTTCCGTTGCTGTGCGCAGTCATGCCATGACGGCGCTGGACTTCGAGCCCGGCACCAAGTACCAGTATTCCAACGCCGGCACCAACACCGCCGGCCGGATTATTGAAGTCGTCAGCGGTTTGCGCTATGAGGACTTCATGCAGCAGCGCCTGCTGGAACCACTGGGCATGCATGACACGACATTCTGGCCGGACAAGAAACAACTCTCCTGCCTCGCCAAGACATACAAGACCAGCGAAGCCGAGACGGGACTGGAGGAATCGGAAACAGTCAAGGGGAAATCGCAAAGGCAAAACTAA
- a CDS encoding amidohydrolase family protein → MKIPIVDCHNHLLCTEDLDVFGEVAKRVPLEGFTILSLPVTSQEQADSLPLAYQAKRRFPEQAYIYGAWNHTERLSKHPDAVPSLAAQVRAQAICGVDGWKIIESKPDLRRSLGEALDGPYFAEGLAALEKFNLPVLWHVADPETFWDPATTPAWALSRNWGYGLGFPSKESLYAEVERVLDRHPRLRVVFAHFYFLSADLDRAARFLSAHPHVGFDLAPGVEFFYNLSRDRDQARDFFIRHADRIYFGTDAGLMRGAPVTSVEARIRLVWRFLATGDTFRVPADADFLLGPPEDGIIRGLDLPSPVLERILAANFRERVGPHPKPLENA, encoded by the coding sequence ATGAAAATACCCATCGTTGACTGTCACAATCATCTGCTTTGCACCGAGGATCTGGACGTGTTTGGCGAAGTGGCGAAACGCGTGCCGCTGGAGGGGTTTACCATTCTCAGCCTGCCGGTCACATCGCAGGAACAGGCGGACTCATTGCCGTTGGCGTATCAGGCCAAGCGACGTTTCCCGGAACAGGCCTACATTTACGGGGCCTGGAATCATACCGAGCGGCTTTCGAAACACCCGGATGCAGTCCCATCGCTGGCGGCGCAAGTGCGCGCACAGGCAATCTGCGGCGTGGACGGCTGGAAGATCATAGAGTCCAAACCCGATTTGCGACGGAGTCTTGGCGAAGCGCTTGACGGCCCCTATTTTGCTGAAGGGTTGGCGGCATTGGAAAAATTCAATCTGCCGGTGCTGTGGCATGTTGCCGACCCGGAGACATTCTGGGATCCGGCCACCACGCCGGCATGGGCACTATCCCGCAACTGGGGATATGGGCTAGGATTCCCCTCCAAGGAATCGCTCTACGCCGAAGTGGAGCGCGTGCTCGACCGACATCCCCGGTTGCGCGTGGTCTTCGCGCACTTCTACTTCCTCAGCGCCGACCTTGACCGTGCCGCGCGTTTCCTGTCGGCCCACCCTCACGTGGGCTTCGACCTGGCGCCCGGAGTTGAATTTTTCTATAACCTCTCGCGTGATCGCGACCAGGCCCGCGACTTCTTCATCCGTCATGCCGACCGCATCTACTTCGGCACCGACGCGGGTCTGATGCGCGGCGCACCGGTCACCAGTGTGGAAGCCCGGATCCGGCTGGTGTGGCGCTTTCTTGCCACGGGTGATACGTTCCGGGTTCCGGCGGACGCCGATTTCCTGCTTGGCCCGCCGGAGGATGGCATCATCCGTGGCCTGGACTTACCCTCGCCGGTCCTGGAACGTATCCTTGCCGCCAACTTTCGTGAACGTGTGGGCCCGCACCCGAAACCGCTGGAGAACGCCTGA
- a CDS encoding GNAT family N-acetyltransferase has translation MNHWNIQVADETEMTQEEDRAIRDLLCACFPADRSVFATTRAWHGSVPTYSLLAQQDGQPCGHVGCVVRTIRVDMCPVCVLGIQNLAVVPECRGSGLGAQLITAATNEASARGIPFGLLFCVPELERFYADLGWYTLRVRALMDYLGETDSPIPGKNIAMAKDLAGLPFPRGDIHLCGADW, from the coding sequence ATGAATCACTGGAACATTCAGGTCGCTGACGAAACGGAGATGACCCAGGAAGAGGATCGGGCCATCCGGGATCTGTTGTGTGCATGTTTCCCAGCGGACCGTTCCGTGTTTGCCACGACGCGCGCCTGGCACGGAAGCGTGCCGACTTACTCTTTGCTCGCTCAGCAAGACGGCCAGCCGTGCGGGCACGTGGGATGTGTCGTCCGGACGATCCGGGTCGACATGTGCCCCGTGTGCGTGTTGGGTATCCAGAACCTCGCGGTAGTTCCCGAATGTCGCGGTTCCGGACTTGGCGCTCAGCTGATCACGGCGGCAACAAACGAGGCTTCGGCGCGCGGTATCCCGTTCGGCCTGTTGTTCTGTGTGCCAGAACTGGAACGCTTCTACGCTGATCTGGGATGGTACACGCTTCGCGTCAGGGCTCTTATGGACTACCTCGGGGAAACGGATAGCCCCATCCCGGGCAAGAATATCGCCATGGCGAAGGACCTGGCTGGGTTGCCGTTTCCGAGGGGCGACATTCACCTGTGTGGGGCCGATTGGTAA
- a CDS encoding serine hydrolase domain-containing protein gives MMQEEYKRRKSCDRAITKLLKTYVDRGELMGAVAAVASKDAVLSLKTVGFADFAAGKQMRTNTLFWIASQSKPMTCAGLMMLVDEGRVHVDDPVEKYLPEFKGQMRVVEKDEHHMLLRPPAHPITVREILSHTAGLPFCSALESPTLDQLPLSVAVRSHAMTSLDFEPGTKYQYSNAGTNTAGRIIEVVSGLRYEDFMQQRLLEPLGMHDTTFWPDKKQLSRLAKTYMASEAGTGLEETHLTQLTPPFNDHTRQPMPAGGYFSTVTDVLRFCQMILTGGLFENRRYLSEEAVAAMTSKQTGEAVSEGYGYGWQIDSGAGSFGHGGAIGTVMTIFPARGLVTVLLIQHNGAVGDGKMREKFYETALKLSNGQG, from the coding sequence ATGATGCAAGAGGAATATAAACGTCGGAAATCGTGTGACCGAGCCATCACGAAACTGCTGAAAACCTATGTCGATCGCGGCGAACTCATGGGAGCGGTGGCGGCGGTGGCCTCCAAAGATGCCGTACTGAGCCTGAAGACCGTGGGATTTGCGGATTTCGCGGCCGGAAAGCAGATGCGTACGAATACGTTGTTCTGGATCGCATCGCAGAGCAAGCCCATGACCTGTGCCGGGCTGATGATGCTGGTTGATGAAGGGCGGGTTCATGTTGATGATCCGGTCGAGAAATACCTGCCTGAGTTCAAGGGGCAGATGCGGGTCGTGGAGAAGGACGAACACCACATGCTGCTACGTCCGCCCGCGCATCCGATTACCGTCCGCGAAATCCTGTCGCACACCGCGGGTTTGCCCTTCTGTTCGGCACTGGAATCCCCGACATTGGATCAACTGCCGCTCTCCGTTGCTGTGCGCAGTCATGCCATGACGTCGCTGGACTTCGAGCCCGGCACCAAGTACCAGTATTCCAACGCCGGCACCAACACCGCCGGCCGGATTATTGAAGTCGTCAGCGGTTTGCGCTATGAGGACTTCATGCAGCAGCGCCTGCTGGAACCACTGGGCATGCATGACACGACATTCTGGCCGGACAAGAAACAACTCTCCCGCCTCGCCAAGACATACATGGCCAGCGAAGCCGGGACGGGACTGGAGGAAACTCACCTCACGCAACTGACGCCACCCTTCAATGATCACACCCGTCAACCCATGCCGGCGGGCGGATACTTTTCAACCGTCACCGATGTCCTGCGTTTCTGCCAGATGATTCTCACCGGTGGCCTGTTTGAGAACCGGCGCTATTTATCAGAAGAGGCCGTTGCCGCGATGACCTCTAAGCAGACGGGCGAAGCGGTCAGCGAAGGCTATGGCTACGGCTGGCAAATCGATTCAGGAGCGGGATCCTTCGGCCATGGCGGCGCGATTGGCACGGTCATGACGATATTCCCTGCGCGTGGCCTGGTCACGGTTTTGCTCATTCAGCACAACGGCGCCGTGGGCGATGGGAAAATGCGGGAAAAATTTTATGAAACAGCGTTGAAACTAAGCAATGGACAGGGTTAA
- a CDS encoding AGE family epimerase/isomerase, with translation MTNAHSYANWQPLLLESITVDTLRSDAYRQFILNTTITPGCRLLLQRHRRHPDWPYVETKFNPNTGLDLPETAYGRVYAWFLGRGSEAMDVHLAWLDRVESLTADERDAIRDLFSLWRGNMTDALLKIAGQNSGRIPFRVNRELNGIDATGRLKPADPAMTGAGDIFAVKGLISNRNPVAQAHAMALFRRTVNLIRLDRFEIEQSVQPAGRSHGPRMLMQGVGSCISRKALDPVHREEALEVAALFLGEVLDAHYDPATCLFSEYVDPVNGSRGTLLDPGHATELVGLGLGMVERLTRSGSGCRHAGLLARAKHELPQLLLSATSLGFNPCHPGMFKAVDNRNGEPLDSSMPWWNLPETMRAAVRAVAIAETEALRTQCLEVFRLCHNAYFTNYLNRDNMLFPYQSLDGKTGKVTDVVPAVPEGDPLYHANGAFLDMLEVIEHL, from the coding sequence ATGACTAATGCCCACTCCTATGCCAATTGGCAACCTTTGTTGCTGGAAAGCATCACGGTCGACACGCTCCGTTCGGATGCCTACCGCCAGTTCATTCTCAACACCACCATCACACCCGGTTGCCGATTACTGCTGCAGCGCCACCGTCGCCATCCCGATTGGCCCTACGTCGAAACCAAGTTCAATCCAAATACCGGCCTCGATCTTCCCGAGACCGCTTACGGGAGAGTGTATGCCTGGTTCCTCGGGCGCGGCAGTGAAGCAATGGACGTGCATCTGGCCTGGCTCGATCGCGTTGAGTCGCTGACAGCCGACGAGCGTGACGCGATCCGTGATCTCTTTTCCCTATGGAGGGGCAACATGACGGATGCATTGCTCAAGATTGCCGGACAAAACAGCGGCCGTATCCCCTTCCGTGTCAATCGCGAACTGAATGGTATCGATGCCACAGGCCGGCTAAAGCCCGCCGATCCCGCCATGACCGGCGCCGGTGACATCTTCGCCGTCAAGGGGTTGATTTCCAACCGGAACCCGGTGGCCCAGGCACACGCCATGGCGTTGTTCCGGCGTACCGTCAACCTGATCCGTTTGGACCGTTTTGAGATTGAACAGTCCGTCCAGCCCGCAGGGCGCAGTCACGGACCGCGCATGCTGATGCAGGGTGTAGGCTCCTGTATCAGTCGCAAAGCCCTGGACCCAGTCCACCGCGAAGAGGCGCTGGAAGTTGCGGCCCTATTCCTGGGCGAGGTGCTTGATGCGCACTATGATCCGGCAACCTGTCTGTTTTCCGAATATGTCGACCCTGTAAATGGCTCGCGCGGCACCCTGCTCGACCCGGGCCACGCCACTGAACTGGTCGGCCTCGGACTCGGAATGGTCGAACGCCTCACCCGGTCAGGCTCAGGTTGCCGCCACGCCGGCTTGCTCGCCCGCGCCAAACATGAGTTACCGCAGTTGCTATTGAGTGCCACTTCGCTCGGTTTCAATCCCTGCCACCCCGGTATGTTCAAGGCGGTGGATAACCGCAACGGCGAACCGCTGGACAGCAGCATGCCCTGGTGGAATCTGCCCGAGACCATGCGCGCGGCAGTGCGGGCCGTGGCCATCGCTGAGACGGAGGCGCTCCGTACTCAGTGCCTTGAGGTATTCCGCCTTTGCCACAATGCGTATTTCACAAACTACCTCAACCGGGATAACATGTTATTTCCGTATCAGTCGTTGGACGGCAAAACAGGAAAGGTCACAGATGTCGTACCGGCGGTGCCGGAGGGCGATCCCCTCTATCACGCCAACGGCGCGTTTCTGGATATGCTTGAAGTCATTGAACACTTGTAA
- a CDS encoding 1,4-beta-xylanase, which yields MSKWTTQEANAWYREQPWLVGCNFIPSSAINQLEMWQVATYDPVTIERELGWAESLGFNTLRVYLHDLVWRYDRDGFTDRIDHFLGIAERHGMKVLLVLFDDCHRPDPEIGLQPLPVPGVHNSGWKHSPGQKLVLAFHDGTVPEIEKKRLAEYVQGVLTQFGDDKRILMWDVYNEAGGSGNGDKSLELLQLTWQWAHGARPSQPLTAGLEGTTGERNVELNLAQSDVITFHSYYSQTLEKIILHHKASHSGRPVICTEYMAREFGTTFQHSLPIFKRHQVGCFCWGLVAGKTQTHFNWKTVEEMERLKAQGSVLRPGDPIPEPALWFHDIFRIDGTPFDQGEVEFIREVTTTGQHNPVQVLGESQ from the coding sequence ATGAGCAAATGGACTACGCAAGAGGCAAACGCATGGTACCGGGAGCAACCTTGGCTCGTCGGCTGCAATTTCATCCCGAGCAGCGCCATCAACCAACTGGAGATGTGGCAGGTAGCGACATACGATCCGGTCACCATCGAGAGGGAACTGGGGTGGGCAGAGTCTCTGGGATTCAATACGCTTCGCGTCTATCTTCATGACCTGGTGTGGCGTTACGACCGTGACGGATTCACAGACCGGATCGATCATTTCCTGGGGATTGCCGAACGGCACGGCATGAAAGTCCTGCTCGTATTATTTGACGACTGTCACAGGCCTGACCCGGAAATTGGACTACAACCACTGCCCGTTCCCGGCGTGCATAACTCGGGCTGGAAACACAGCCCCGGACAAAAACTTGTCCTGGCGTTTCACGACGGCACGGTGCCGGAGATAGAAAAAAAACGCTTGGCAGAATACGTCCAGGGCGTACTGACCCAGTTTGGGGATGACAAGCGCATTTTGATGTGGGACGTTTACAACGAGGCGGGCGGGAGTGGCAACGGCGACAAAAGCCTTGAATTACTACAGTTGACTTGGCAATGGGCGCATGGCGCGAGGCCCTCTCAGCCCTTGACTGCCGGCCTTGAAGGCACCACTGGCGAGAGAAACGTCGAGCTCAATTTGGCGCAGTCTGACGTAATCACCTTTCATAGTTACTATAGCCAGACACTGGAAAAGATAATCCTTCACCACAAGGCGAGCCATTCCGGAAGGCCGGTGATCTGCACGGAATACATGGCGCGGGAATTCGGGACCACATTCCAGCACAGTCTCCCCATCTTCAAGCGGCACCAAGTGGGGTGTTTCTGCTGGGGACTGGTCGCCGGAAAAACCCAGACCCATTTCAACTGGAAGACGGTCGAAGAAATGGAAAGGCTGAAAGCGCAAGGGAGCGTACTTCGTCCCGGCGATCCGATTCCAGAACCCGCTCTCTGGTTTCACGACATTTTCCGAATCGACGGAACGCCGTTTGATCAGGGAGAAGTCGAGTTCATTAGAGAAGTCACAACCACTGGACAGCACAACCCTGTCCAGGTGCTCGGAGAAAGCCAATGA
- a CDS encoding uroporphyrinogen decarboxylase family protein, translating to MTSKERFRLVMQRQLPDRMPVDMLWPRNETTRALMEHFGVDTIHDIHRKLGVDFVWTGPDAQFPEFAAKCNGELTGDAPGAGNAYIFHDRDTFEDAWGIVQRVGADGKYVGWVGGPLVGKETLEGWSLPTTKWASVEAVRQKFAAYPDQVIIASVSNPYKTAWHICGYEHFMLMMALDPNFVHELYEHLFAWETERAVLAARAGADIIAVVGDVAGSNGPMFSIEMWREFIQPGFQKMIRSIKAANPESTIFFHSDGELKSMIPAFIETGIEILNPIESNCMDPAALKREFGAKIAFHGAISVQKTIPNGTVADVKNEVYERIRTVGYNGGYMVSNENSFPYDAPLENVLAMYEAVHDFNYQSLR from the coding sequence ATGACATCTAAAGAACGTTTCAGATTGGTAATGCAGCGACAGCTTCCGGATCGGATGCCGGTGGACATGTTATGGCCAAGGAATGAAACCACACGCGCCCTGATGGAGCACTTCGGCGTGGACACGATCCACGACATTCATCGTAAATTGGGCGTAGATTTTGTGTGGACTGGACCGGATGCGCAATTCCCGGAGTTTGCCGCAAAATGCAATGGAGAACTCACGGGCGATGCGCCCGGAGCCGGGAATGCCTACATTTTTCATGATCGCGACACCTTTGAGGATGCCTGGGGTATCGTCCAGAGGGTAGGTGCGGACGGGAAGTATGTCGGCTGGGTGGGCGGCCCCCTGGTTGGCAAGGAAACCCTGGAAGGATGGTCGCTGCCGACCACGAAGTGGGCCAGCGTGGAGGCCGTCAGGCAGAAATTTGCCGCCTACCCGGATCAGGTCATCATCGCTTCCGTATCCAACCCGTACAAAACCGCCTGGCATATTTGCGGATACGAGCATTTCATGCTGATGATGGCGCTGGATCCGAATTTTGTGCATGAACTCTATGAGCATCTATTTGCGTGGGAGACCGAACGGGCGGTCCTGGCGGCGCGGGCGGGCGCGGACATCATCGCCGTTGTGGGAGACGTCGCCGGCAGCAATGGCCCCATGTTTTCCATTGAGATGTGGAGGGAATTTATCCAGCCCGGTTTCCAGAAGATGATCAGGAGCATCAAGGCGGCCAATCCCGAATCCACTATTTTCTTCCATTCCGATGGAGAGTTGAAATCCATGATTCCCGCCTTCATCGAGACCGGGATTGAAATTTTGAATCCAATTGAATCCAATTGCATGGATCCCGCCGCCTTAAAACGGGAGTTCGGTGCTAAGATCGCCTTCCATGGCGCGATTTCCGTGCAGAAGACCATTCCGAATGGGACGGTGGCAGATGTCAAAAATGAAGTCTATGAACGCATCCGGACGGTGGGCTATAACGGCGGCTATATGGTGAGCAACGAGAATAGTTTTCCATATGATGCACCGCTAGAGAATGTGCTGGCCATGTATGAGGCAGTACACGATTTCAATTACCAGTCATTACGCTGA
- a CDS encoding PIG-L family deacetylase → MTDVFPATIPSLTWPSMLRLFVLAPHPDDFDAIGVTLRFFHQRGCAIQVAVVSGSASGVLDEFWAGHDAKVSAREQEQRASIRFFGLPDDHLVFLRLPEDATGDPVESPENEAVIRQALLSARPDIVFLPHGADTNVGHQRVYAMFRRAAPGTTGFYIRDPKTVTFKTDLLMPFNEEDAEWKRKLLLHHQSQEHRNRILRGYGFDDRILDVNRRIAMEQACEEPYAEAFSLSGSG, encoded by the coding sequence ATGACAGATGTGTTTCCCGCCACCATCCCGTCCTTGACGTGGCCCTCAATGTTGAGACTGTTTGTGCTCGCCCCACACCCGGACGACTTCGACGCGATCGGCGTCACCTTACGCTTCTTTCACCAGCGGGGTTGCGCGATCCAGGTCGCCGTGGTAAGTGGCAGCGCCAGCGGCGTACTTGATGAATTCTGGGCCGGACATGACGCCAAGGTCTCAGCGAGAGAGCAGGAACAGCGTGCGAGTATACGTTTCTTTGGCCTGCCGGATGACCATCTTGTCTTTCTGCGGCTTCCCGAAGATGCCACGGGTGATCCCGTCGAAAGTCCCGAAAACGAGGCAGTCATCCGCCAGGCACTGCTGTCGGCGCGGCCCGACATCGTGTTTCTGCCGCATGGTGCCGACACCAATGTGGGTCATCAACGGGTGTACGCGATGTTCCGACGCGCTGCGCCGGGAACAACCGGTTTCTATATTCGCGACCCGAAGACGGTAACCTTCAAGACAGATTTACTGATGCCGTTCAATGAGGAAGATGCGGAATGGAAGCGGAAATTATTGCTGCATCATCAATCCCAGGAGCACCGTAATCGAATATTACGCGGGTATGGGTTTGATGATCGCATTCTGGATGTCAATCGCCGTATTGCCATGGAACAAGCCTGCGAAGAGCCCTACGCCGAAGCGTTTTCATTGTCAGGTTCAGGTTGA
- a CDS encoding uroporphyrinogen decarboxylase family protein, protein MKIMTSRERVLRTVNFKDTDRVPIDLGAMKASCIGVKAYNNVKARLGLHTATRIWDPKFMIASVEEAIMQRFHLDVVPLDVSSVMSDASPDADWVPKTLYKGAEGLLPPCTNVGTDSEGRWALLDDKGNQTPFRMPREGYYFDDIGFNEPGGTIDPSAFRPVTGFTDEHLRAVQARARFLYENTDYALLGWGGGVCFLGLSLITDRLSNVTMGLPSEWMVMLMTEKNACHEMMNKSVEASIRCLGQLQEAVGDRCFAWGIAADDSGTQRSEFISPELWAEMIKPHYTKLCTWIHRNTPWKTYLHSCGSIYHLIPHLIEAGVDILNPIQTSAANMEPDRLKKEFGGKIVFWGGGCDTQRVLQTATPDEVREHVRQRLAVFKPGGGYVFNQVHNIQPNVPADNIIAMLDAAYEYG, encoded by the coding sequence ATGAAAATCATGACATCCCGCGAGCGAGTGTTAAGGACAGTGAACTTCAAGGATACCGACAGGGTCCCGATTGATCTGGGCGCCATGAAGGCATCCTGCATTGGTGTCAAAGCCTACAACAATGTTAAGGCCAGGCTCGGCCTGCATACCGCCACGCGCATTTGGGACCCGAAATTCATGATCGCATCCGTCGAAGAAGCGATCATGCAGCGGTTCCACCTGGATGTTGTTCCACTGGACGTATCGTCTGTCATGAGCGATGCGAGTCCGGACGCGGATTGGGTTCCGAAAACCCTTTACAAGGGCGCAGAAGGACTCCTGCCACCTTGCACGAATGTCGGCACGGATTCCGAAGGGCGGTGGGCTCTTCTGGATGACAAGGGCAACCAGACGCCCTTTCGCATGCCGCGTGAGGGTTACTACTTTGACGATATCGGCTTTAACGAACCCGGAGGGACGATTGATCCCTCGGCGTTCAGGCCGGTCACCGGATTTACCGATGAACATCTCCGCGCCGTTCAGGCGAGAGCCCGGTTCCTTTACGAGAACACCGATTATGCCCTACTGGGATGGGGCGGCGGCGTCTGTTTCCTGGGATTGAGCCTGATCACAGATCGACTGAGCAACGTGACCATGGGGCTTCCTTCCGAGTGGATGGTCATGCTGATGACCGAGAAGAACGCCTGCCACGAGATGATGAACAAGTCCGTGGAGGCTTCAATCCGGTGCCTGGGGCAGTTGCAAGAAGCCGTAGGCGATCGCTGCTTTGCGTGGGGAATTGCCGCGGATGACAGCGGTACCCAGCGCAGCGAATTCATCAGCCCGGAATTGTGGGCCGAAATGATCAAACCACACTACACGAAACTGTGCACCTGGATTCATCGAAATACTCCGTGGAAGACATACCTTCACTCCTGCGGTTCCATTTACCACCTCATTCCGCACCTGATCGAGGCTGGCGTGGATATCCTGAATCCCATCCAAACCTCGGCGGCTAATATGGAGCCTGACCGGCTCAAAAAGGAATTCGGCGGCAAAATTGTGTTCTGGGGCGGCGGGTGCGACACCCAGCGCGTTCTGCAGACGGCCACACCCGATGAAGTCCGCGAACATGTCAGGCAACGGCTAGCCGTGTTCAAACCAGGCGGAGGGTACGTATTCAACCAGGTTCACAACATCCAACCCAACGTTCCCGCCGACAATATCATTGCCATGCTGGATGCCGCCTATGAGTACGGATAA
- a CDS encoding alpha-galactosidase yields the protein MRNVLTFIKNGVGIDALRPYAVTSDGHSQDVSVDLVIRKAFTGFTFKAMLRNTGKKSVKIRSVRWIRDPSPLWPPPTLVFANRLEPFYYSSEGYRGEIFPLGTMVGEQLFHPLTNQDVTVGLHEDWVVPGVFIGSAKESLGILLMAAEHKKTSAKFRFRGGNGVDRWNLEIEQYPQGQDGFVLLPGQTAGMDTLFVDIVKTNDPQLSTGSYYKLLRKTGHFKRMDTNPLHDQRIWQTWNYGTYFAIDEGFVQKQIPLIKKFFPSVKFIQIDSGYERIYPTGQLAQGDLLYKNVPPHNTKKFPHGMKWLADRIREQGLRPSIWLALWVSESSKLVKEHPEWILFDDAGRQMKVMSKCGVFNDIPRNLVILDPTVPAYRAYIEKLAKTVFQDWGYEGVKLDFSSFPFNIRTARYRHPEFTAAECRDWCVHTFRKYLPEDGFFGWCSAVGAGTPFYGPADYFRYAEDIGDGNWDLAKRIAFWTTNTNMLLSERTAIPHIDSIGWAKDFSETQWLTYLSLCAVTGNEFEVSGDLTKLDDEKLRILNTALELSDTRATFRILDIPRGVLGLPPSLWVSMMKGRLRAALLVNWSDSSSKIDTKPLDREFPDWNKLTPVWDLGGKMGKGFVKLPPFASLFLTIRRTA from the coding sequence ATGAGAAACGTTCTGACATTTATTAAAAACGGTGTTGGGATCGACGCGCTTCGGCCTTACGCCGTCACTTCCGACGGGCATTCGCAGGATGTTTCTGTTGACCTGGTGATCAGGAAAGCGTTCACCGGGTTCACGTTTAAAGCCATGCTCCGCAACACCGGCAAGAAGTCCGTCAAGATCAGATCTGTCCGGTGGATCAGGGATCCAAGCCCCCTGTGGCCGCCTCCGACCCTTGTCTTTGCGAACCGGCTGGAACCCTTCTACTATTCGAGCGAGGGTTATCGCGGCGAAATCTTTCCTCTGGGCACCATGGTCGGTGAACAGCTTTTTCATCCCCTCACCAATCAGGATGTAACCGTTGGCCTTCACGAGGACTGGGTCGTTCCAGGAGTGTTCATTGGCAGCGCGAAGGAGAGTCTCGGCATTCTTCTGATGGCCGCCGAGCACAAGAAAACCTCGGCGAAGTTCAGATTCCGCGGTGGCAACGGTGTGGACCGATGGAACCTCGAGATCGAGCAATACCCGCAGGGGCAGGATGGGTTTGTCCTGTTGCCGGGCCAGACCGCCGGGATGGACACTCTCTTTGTCGATATCGTCAAGACGAACGACCCGCAACTTTCGACTGGTTCGTATTATAAACTTCTTCGCAAGACCGGCCATTTCAAGCGGATGGATACCAATCCGCTTCACGATCAGAGGATCTGGCAGACCTGGAACTATGGAACCTATTTTGCCATCGACGAGGGATTTGTGCAAAAGCAGATACCTCTCATTAAAAAATTCTTTCCAAGTGTAAAATTTATTCAGATCGACAGCGGATACGAGCGGATATATCCGACGGGGCAGCTTGCTCAGGGGGACCTCCTGTACAAGAATGTACCGCCCCATAACACGAAGAAGTTTCCACACGGTATGAAATGGCTTGCGGACAGGATCCGGGAACAGGGACTTCGCCCCTCCATCTGGTTGGCCCTTTGGGTTTCGGAAAGCTCGAAACTCGTCAAGGAACATCCGGAGTGGATCCTGTTTGATGATGCGGGAAGGCAGATGAAAGTGATGTCGAAGTGCGGTGTTTTTAATGATATCCCGAGAAACTTGGTGATTCTTGACCCGACTGTACCTGCGTACAGGGCCTATATTGAAAAACTCGCGAAAACAGTTTTTCAGGACTGGGGATACGAAGGCGTGAAGCTCGACTTTTCAAGTTTCCCCTTCAACATAAGGACAGCCCGGTACCGGCATCCGGAATTTACGGCTGCGGAATGCCGCGACTGGTGCGTCCACACGTTTAGGAAATATCTTCCCGAGGACGGTTTTTTCGGCTGGTGCAGCGCCGTGGGGGCGGGGACGCCTTTTTACGGTCCAGCCGATTATTTCCGGTACGCGGAGGATATCGGGGACGGCAACTGGGACTTGGCGAAACGTATCGCGTTCTGGACAACAAACACAAATATGCTGCTATCCGAGAGAACGGCCATTCCGCACATTGATTCCATTGGATGGGCGAAAGATTTTTCAGAAACGCAATGGCTGACTTACCTTTCGCTCTGCGCCGTGACCGGCAATGAATTTGAAGTGTCCGGGGACCTGACGAAACTGGATGATGAGAAGCTTCGTATTCTCAATACCGCGCTCGAACTCTCCGACACCCGGGCCACATTCAGGATTCTGGATATTCCGAGGGGCGTGTTGGGTCTCCCCCCGTCACTATGGGTTTCGATGATGAAGGGAAGACTTCGCGCCGCGCTTCTTGTCAATTGGTCTGATTCCTCATCGAAGATAGATACAAAGCCGCTGGATAGGGAGTTCCCCGATTGGAATAAACTCACCCCCGTGTGGGACCTAGGCGGAAAGATGGGGAAGGGGTTTGTGAAACTCCCCCCGTTTGCGTCACTATTCCTTACAATCAGGAGAACAGCATGA